In one Bradyrhizobium sp. 4 genomic region, the following are encoded:
- the cysD gene encoding sulfate adenylyltransferase subunit CysD, translated as MDHLDQLEAQSIYIFREAFARLKKIALLWSLGKDSNVMIWLARKAFFGRLPFPALHVDTGKKFPEMYRFRDHYGKEWDLDLRVEPCPPIDAVDPTLPPAARSAARKTEGLKMALGKYGFDGLIAGIRRDEEATRAKERVFSPRGLEGNWDVRDQPPEFWDHFNASPPQGAHLRIHPILHWTESDIWAYTKRENIPIIPLYLSQNGKRYRSLGDQDITNPVASNASNIDEILIELEQTKVPERSGRALDHETEDAFERLRVAGYL; from the coding sequence ATGGACCATCTCGACCAGCTCGAGGCCCAGAGCATCTACATCTTCCGCGAGGCTTTTGCCCGTTTGAAGAAGATCGCCCTGCTGTGGTCGCTCGGCAAGGACTCCAACGTCATGATCTGGCTGGCGCGCAAGGCGTTCTTCGGCCGTCTGCCGTTCCCGGCCCTCCATGTCGACACCGGCAAGAAGTTTCCGGAGATGTATCGCTTTCGCGATCACTACGGCAAGGAATGGGATCTCGATCTGCGCGTCGAGCCCTGCCCGCCGATTGATGCCGTCGACCCAACGCTGCCGCCCGCCGCCCGTTCCGCCGCGCGCAAGACCGAGGGCCTCAAGATGGCGCTCGGCAAATACGGTTTCGACGGCCTGATTGCCGGCATTCGCCGCGACGAGGAGGCGACGCGCGCCAAGGAGCGCGTGTTCTCTCCGCGCGGCCTCGAGGGCAATTGGGACGTGCGCGACCAGCCGCCGGAGTTCTGGGATCATTTCAATGCGTCGCCGCCGCAAGGCGCGCATTTGCGCATCCATCCGATCCTGCATTGGACCGAGTCCGATATCTGGGCCTACACCAAGCGCGAGAACATCCCGATCATCCCGCTGTATCTGTCGCAAAACGGCAAGCGCTATCGCTCGCTGGGCGATCAGGACATCACCAATCCGGTCGCCTCAAACGCGTCGAACATCGACGAGATCCTGATCGAGCTCGAGCAGACCAAGGTGCCGGAACGTTCCGGCCGTGCGCTCGACCACGAGACCGAGGACGCTTTCGAGCGCCTGCGCGTCGCCGGCTATCTCTGA
- the cysG gene encoding siroheme synthase CysG codes for MRFLPVFLDLKAGPVVLIGAGELLRAKLRVLTAAGARIRVHAIDGNQDLGLSSEDAARIDIAAADPLTADLSGIIAVVCAGAGDVGVAMSARAKALGLPVNVMDDLEHSSFIFPAIVDRGDVVVAVGTGGTSPVVARRVREKIEALLPARIGELAEFIGGFRKSVNERIAEFPLRRRFWERVIDGPIGAAILAGRKGEADAALKAISDPSAFARGDKPEGSVALVGAGPGDPDLLTIKALRALQDADIVFHDELVSPEILDRIRRDTTRVPVGRRVGKPGIGQDAINKRMIEAAQSGQRVVRLKGGDPFVFGRGGEEVEALRAAGVAYSIIPGITAGLGGAADFEVPLTYRHEATRITFLTAHKARDAEVVDWSTLTDARMTVVVYMGMTAAPAIRAGLFAAGRSPETPVGVFARVTRPDAQGAIGTLRDLPELVRRTNGGPAILIIGDVVRHAGSLRRQTPKQIISDLLDAAE; via the coding sequence ATGCGGTTCTTGCCCGTGTTCCTCGATCTCAAGGCCGGTCCGGTGGTCCTCATCGGTGCGGGTGAGCTTTTGCGCGCCAAGCTGCGCGTGCTCACTGCGGCCGGTGCGCGCATTCGCGTGCATGCGATCGACGGCAATCAGGACCTGGGTCTGAGCTCCGAGGACGCCGCGCGTATCGACATTGCGGCGGCCGATCCGCTGACCGCCGATCTCTCGGGAATCATCGCCGTCGTTTGCGCCGGCGCAGGCGATGTCGGCGTGGCGATGTCGGCCCGCGCCAAGGCGCTCGGCCTGCCCGTCAACGTCATGGACGATCTCGAGCATTCCAGCTTCATCTTTCCGGCGATCGTCGATCGCGGCGATGTAGTGGTCGCCGTCGGCACTGGCGGCACGTCGCCGGTCGTGGCGCGGCGCGTGCGCGAGAAGATCGAGGCGCTGCTGCCGGCGCGCATCGGCGAGCTCGCCGAGTTCATCGGCGGCTTCCGCAAATCCGTCAACGAACGTATTGCCGAGTTTCCGCTGCGCCGCCGCTTCTGGGAGCGCGTCATCGACGGCCCGATTGGCGCTGCCATTCTGGCCGGCCGCAAAGGCGAGGCGGACGCAGCGCTCAAGGCGATTTCCGATCCATCCGCGTTTGCGCGGGGCGACAAGCCGGAAGGCTCGGTCGCTCTGGTCGGCGCCGGTCCAGGTGATCCGGATTTGCTCACCATCAAGGCGCTGCGCGCGCTCCAGGATGCCGATATCGTCTTCCACGACGAACTGGTCTCGCCTGAAATTCTCGATCGCATCCGCCGTGACACGACGCGTGTGCCCGTCGGCCGCCGCGTCGGCAAGCCCGGCATCGGGCAGGACGCCATCAACAAGCGCATGATCGAGGCCGCGCAATCCGGCCAGCGTGTGGTGCGGCTGAAGGGCGGCGATCCCTTCGTGTTCGGCCGTGGCGGCGAAGAAGTCGAAGCGCTGCGTGCTGCCGGCGTTGCCTATTCGATCATTCCCGGCATTACCGCAGGCCTCGGCGGTGCCGCCGATTTCGAGGTGCCGCTCACCTACCGTCACGAAGCAACCCGCATCACCTTCCTCACCGCGCACAAGGCGCGCGACGCGGAAGTCGTGGACTGGTCGACGCTGACCGACGCCAGGATGACCGTCGTGGTCTACATGGGCATGACGGCTGCGCCCGCTATACGCGCCGGCCTGTTTGCCGCCGGCCGTTCGCCGGAGACGCCGGTCGGCGTGTTCGCCCGCGTCACGCGCCCCGATGCGCAAGGCGCGATCGGCACGCTGCGCGACCTGCCTGAGCTGGTGCGACGGACCAACGGCGGGCCTGCCATTCTCATCATCGGCGATGTGGTCCGGCATGCCGGATCGCTTCGCCGCCAAACCCCAAAGCAAATCATCTCTGACCTATTGGATGCAGCCGAATGA
- a CDS encoding DUF2849 domain-containing protein: MTSPLEQKKIKIAGPSVVTANRTWDGIVVYRTAANGWSADLSEAAIVRNSDEAKALLAESVADDVGAIGPYIAPVQVGADGKVEPGNLREQIRRTGVTIGQPVQV; the protein is encoded by the coding sequence ATGACCTCCCCGCTTGAACAGAAAAAGATCAAAATCGCCGGCCCCTCGGTCGTGACCGCCAATCGCACCTGGGACGGCATCGTGGTGTACCGCACCGCCGCCAACGGCTGGTCTGCCGACCTCTCGGAAGCCGCGATCGTGCGCAACTCCGACGAGGCGAAAGCGTTGCTTGCGGAGTCCGTGGCCGATGACGTGGGCGCGATCGGTCCCTATATCGCCCCGGTACAGGTCGGCGCCGACGGCAAGGTCGAACCCGGCAATCTGCGCGAACAGATCCGCCGCACCGGCGTGACCATCGGACAGCCGGTCCAGGTTTAA
- a CDS encoding nitrite/sulfite reductase — MYAYDEIDRTLVNERVSEFRDQVKRRLSGELTEDEFKILRLQNGVYLQLHAYMFRVAIPYGTLASNQLRALAHVARKYDRGYGHFTTRQNIQFNWIKLAELPDALADLAEVGIHAMQTSGNNMRNVTSDQWAGVAPGEIEDPRVWSELIRQHTTLHPEFSFLPRKFKIAITASDHDRAAIKIHDIGLKLIKNEKGETGFEVLVGGGLGRTPFIGKTIKHFVHGRDILSYIEAILRVYNQYGRRDNIYKARIKILVHELGIEKFSREVEEEWQHIRNSSLQIDDEVVEDIRSRFTYPAYEKLPHMPDELRQAAADPDFEAWRKNSVAPHKVQGYSIVTISLKPIGAPPGDATAEQMDALADLADRYSFGEIRVGHEQNLALPHVAKRDLPALWKALDKLGLATPNVNLITDIIACPGLDYCSLANARSIPIAQELTRRFANHELANLIGRLHINISGCINACGHHHVGHIGILGVEKNGEEVYQITIGGRADESAALGNLIGPGVKFDEVADVVEDIVEAYLALRERPEELFMDTVKRLGVEPFKERVYATR; from the coding sequence ATGTACGCTTACGACGAAATCGACCGCACGCTCGTCAACGAGCGCGTCTCGGAATTCCGCGACCAGGTGAAGCGCCGCCTGTCCGGCGAGCTCACCGAGGACGAGTTCAAGATCCTGCGGCTGCAAAACGGCGTCTATCTGCAACTGCACGCCTACATGTTCCGCGTCGCGATCCCCTACGGGACGCTGGCGTCCAACCAGTTGCGGGCGCTCGCCCACGTCGCGCGCAAATACGACCGCGGCTACGGCCATTTCACGACGCGGCAGAACATCCAGTTCAACTGGATCAAGCTCGCCGAGCTGCCGGATGCGCTGGCCGATCTCGCCGAGGTCGGCATCCATGCGATGCAGACCTCCGGCAACAACATGCGCAACGTCACCTCGGACCAGTGGGCCGGCGTCGCGCCCGGCGAGATCGAGGATCCCCGCGTCTGGTCGGAGCTGATCCGCCAGCACACCACGCTGCATCCGGAATTCTCGTTCCTGCCGCGCAAGTTCAAGATCGCGATCACCGCGTCGGACCACGACCGCGCCGCGATCAAGATCCACGACATCGGGCTGAAGCTGATCAAGAACGAGAAGGGCGAGACCGGCTTCGAGGTTCTGGTCGGCGGCGGGCTCGGGCGCACGCCGTTCATCGGCAAGACTATCAAGCACTTCGTGCATGGCCGCGACATTCTCAGCTATATCGAAGCGATCCTGCGCGTCTACAACCAGTACGGCCGCCGCGACAATATCTACAAGGCGCGCATCAAGATCCTGGTGCACGAGCTCGGCATCGAGAAGTTCTCGCGCGAGGTCGAGGAGGAGTGGCAGCACATCCGCAACTCCTCGCTCCAGATCGACGACGAGGTGGTCGAGGACATCCGCTCGCGCTTCACCTATCCCGCCTACGAGAAGCTGCCGCACATGCCGGACGAGCTGCGCCAGGCCGCGGCCGATCCGGATTTCGAGGCGTGGCGCAAGAACTCGGTGGCCCCGCACAAGGTCCAGGGCTATTCCATTGTCACGATCTCGCTGAAGCCGATCGGCGCGCCTCCGGGCGATGCCACCGCCGAGCAGATGGATGCGCTCGCCGATCTCGCCGACAGATATTCCTTCGGGGAGATCCGCGTCGGCCACGAGCAGAACCTCGCTTTGCCGCACGTTGCCAAGCGCGACCTGCCGGCGTTGTGGAAGGCGCTCGACAAGCTCGGCCTCGCGACGCCGAACGTCAATCTGATCACCGACATCATCGCCTGCCCGGGGCTCGACTACTGCTCGCTGGCCAATGCGCGCTCGATCCCGATCGCGCAGGAACTGACGCGGCGCTTCGCCAATCACGAGCTGGCCAATTTGATCGGCCGGTTGCACATCAACATCTCCGGCTGCATCAACGCCTGCGGCCATCACCATGTCGGTCACATCGGCATCCTCGGCGTCGAAAAGAACGGCGAGGAAGTCTACCAGATCACCATCGGCGGGCGCGCCGACGAGAGCGCCGCGCTCGGCAATCTGATCGGCCCCGGCGTCAAGTTCGACGAGGTCGCCGACGTGGTCGAGGACATCGTGGAAGCCTATCTAGCGCTGCGCGAGCGGCCCGAAGAGCTGTTCATGGACACCGTAAAGCGCCTCGGCGTCGAACCCTTCAAGGAGCGCGTTTATGCCACTCGTTAA
- a CDS encoding DUF934 domain-containing protein: MPLVNGGKIADDSFVKLAVDTPLPEGGDILVPAERFVGEADTLLKRNGKVGVIWPNNRDIAELVPYLGKIAVVALVFPTFRDGRAYSQARLLRERYNYRGELRATGQILRDQFVFMLRAGFDSFDVKKQADAEAFMQTAKRYSVFYQPTGDGRITALHRRMQLRHSEGVGT, translated from the coding sequence ATGCCACTCGTTAACGGCGGAAAGATCGCCGACGACAGCTTCGTCAAGCTCGCCGTCGACACGCCGCTGCCCGAGGGCGGCGACATCCTGGTGCCGGCCGAACGCTTCGTGGGCGAGGCGGATACGTTGCTCAAGCGGAACGGCAAGGTCGGCGTGATCTGGCCGAACAATCGCGACATCGCCGAGCTGGTGCCCTATCTCGGCAAGATCGCCGTCGTCGCGCTGGTGTTCCCGACCTTCCGCGACGGACGCGCCTACAGCCAGGCGCGGCTGCTGCGCGAGCGCTACAATTACCGCGGCGAATTGCGTGCGACGGGCCAGATCCTGCGGGACCAGTTCGTGTTCATGCTGCGCGCGGGCTTCGATTCCTTCGACGTCAAGAAGCAGGCCGACGCGGAAGCCTTCATGCAGACCGCGAAGCGCTACTCGGTATTCTACCAGCCCACCGGCGACGGCCGGATCACGGCGCTGCACCGGCGCATGCAACTGCGTCATTCCGAGGGTGTCGGCACGTGA
- a CDS encoding phosphoadenylyl-sulfate reductase: MNAIASPVSSISVSALPSAEELDRALRDASPAEIIAAALKTVGRDKLALVSSFGTESATLLKVMVDVDPAIPVIFLDTGWLFEETLTYRDTLIATLGLKDVRSIKPAEETLSREDPDRDLWFSDPDACCRIRKVEPLARALKPFDAWLNGRKRFQGSARADIPVVEDDGARLKFNPFANVSREELEAIFARAKLPRHPLVASGFLSVGCMPCTSRTAEGEDERAGRWRGRAKTECGIHTMKTS, encoded by the coding sequence GTGAACGCAATCGCCTCTCCGGTGTCGTCAATCTCCGTCTCGGCGCTGCCCTCGGCGGAGGAGCTCGATCGCGCCTTGCGCGATGCCTCGCCCGCCGAAATCATCGCCGCTGCGTTGAAGACGGTCGGTCGCGACAAGCTCGCGCTGGTGTCGTCCTTCGGCACGGAATCGGCGACGCTGCTGAAGGTCATGGTCGACGTCGATCCGGCGATCCCGGTGATCTTCCTCGACACCGGCTGGCTGTTCGAGGAGACGCTGACCTATCGCGACACGCTGATCGCGACGCTGGGCCTGAAGGACGTCCGCTCGATCAAGCCCGCCGAGGAGACGCTGTCGCGCGAGGATCCCGACCGCGACCTCTGGTTCTCCGATCCCGACGCCTGCTGCCGTATTCGCAAGGTCGAGCCGTTGGCGCGGGCGCTGAAGCCGTTCGATGCGTGGCTCAACGGCCGCAAGCGCTTCCAGGGCAGCGCGCGCGCCGACATTCCAGTGGTCGAGGACGACGGTGCACGGTTGAAGTTCAATCCCTTCGCCAATGTTTCGCGCGAGGAACTCGAAGCGATCTTCGCCCGTGCCAAATTGCCGCGTCATCCTCTGGTTGCGTCCGGATTCCTGTCGGTTGGGTGTATGCCTTGCACGAGCAGAACGGCCGAAGGCGAGGATGAGCGTGCCGGTCGCTGGCGCGGCCGGGCCAAGACGGAATGCGGCATCCACACGATGAAGACTTCGTAG
- a CDS encoding sulfate ABC transporter substrate-binding protein translates to MMRRIVPLAAGLLVTGLLASSALAADINLLNVSYDPTRELYVEFNKAFAAAYQKETGKSVEIKQSHGGSGSQARAVIDGLQADVVTLALAYDIDAIASKGLATADWQKRLPQNSSPYTSTIVFLVRKGNPKGIKDWDDLLKPGVAVITPNPKTSGGARWNYLAAWGFAQKKYGSADKAKDFIGKLYQQVPVLDTGARGATVTFVERGVGDVLLAWENEAYLALKEFGPEKFEIVAPPLSILAEPPVTIVDKVADKKGTRNAADAYLQYWYTKEGQEIAARNFYRPRDPEIAKKHENSFAKVELFTIDELFGGWTKAQKEHFADGGVFDQIYKN, encoded by the coding sequence ATGATGCGCCGTATCGTTCCGCTCGCTGCAGGACTGCTCGTGACAGGCTTGTTGGCAAGCTCGGCTCTCGCCGCTGACATCAATCTGCTGAATGTGTCGTACGATCCGACGCGTGAGCTCTATGTCGAGTTCAACAAGGCGTTCGCGGCAGCCTATCAGAAGGAAACCGGCAAGAGCGTCGAGATCAAGCAGTCGCATGGCGGCAGCGGTTCGCAGGCGCGCGCCGTGATCGACGGATTGCAGGCGGACGTGGTGACGCTTGCGCTCGCCTACGACATCGACGCCATCGCCAGCAAAGGCCTCGCGACGGCTGATTGGCAGAAGCGGTTGCCGCAAAACTCGTCGCCCTATACCTCGACCATCGTGTTTCTGGTCCGCAAGGGCAATCCGAAGGGCATCAAGGACTGGGACGATCTGCTCAAGCCGGGCGTCGCCGTGATCACGCCGAACCCGAAGACATCAGGCGGCGCGCGCTGGAATTATCTGGCGGCCTGGGGCTTTGCGCAGAAGAAATACGGCTCGGCGGACAAAGCCAAGGATTTCATCGGAAAGCTCTATCAGCAGGTGCCGGTGCTCGACACCGGCGCGCGCGGCGCGACCGTGACCTTCGTCGAGCGCGGCGTCGGCGACGTGCTGCTCGCCTGGGAGAACGAGGCGTACCTGGCGCTCAAGGAATTCGGTCCGGAAAAATTCGAGATCGTGGCGCCGCCGCTCTCGATCCTGGCGGAACCGCCCGTGACGATCGTCGACAAGGTTGCCGATAAAAAAGGCACCCGCAACGCCGCCGACGCCTACCTGCAATATTGGTATACCAAGGAAGGTCAGGAAATCGCGGCGCGCAATTTCTATCGTCCGCGCGATCCCGAGATCGCAAAGAAACACGAAAACTCCTTCGCGAAGGTCGAGCTGTTCACGATCGACGAACTTTTCGGCGGCTGGACCAAGGCGCAGAAGGAACATTTTGCCGACGGCGGCGTCTTCGATCAGATCTACAAGAACTGA
- the cysT gene encoding sulfate ABC transporter permease subunit CysT has translation MSAIAARRRTLPGFGLTMGLTLSWLSIIILIPLAGLFLKSLELSPEQFWNILSSRRTLNALRVSFGLAFAAACVNLVMGSIIVWALVRYRFPGRRLFDAIVDVPFALPTAVAGVALTALFAEKGWLGAPLAAAGIKVAFTPVGIFVAMIFIGIPFVVRTVQPVLQDLDPEIEEAAGSLGASRWQTIIRVILPSLGPALLTGLALAFARAVGEYGSVIFIAGNLPNVSEIAPLLIVIRLSEFRYADATAIAVVMLVVSFVIIFAVNRLQRWAQSRIPAR, from the coding sequence GTGAGCGCAATCGCAGCACGACGCCGGACATTGCCGGGCTTCGGTCTCACCATGGGGCTGACGCTGTCCTGGCTGTCGATCATCATCCTGATTCCGCTCGCGGGCCTGTTCCTGAAATCGCTTGAGCTGAGCCCCGAGCAGTTCTGGAACATCCTCTCCAGCCGCCGCACCCTGAATGCGTTGCGCGTATCCTTCGGACTCGCCTTTGCGGCCGCCTGCGTCAATCTCGTGATGGGCAGCATCATCGTCTGGGCGCTGGTGCGTTACCGCTTCCCGGGAAGGCGGCTGTTCGACGCCATCGTCGACGTGCCCTTTGCGCTGCCGACGGCGGTCGCCGGCGTCGCGCTGACCGCGTTGTTCGCCGAGAAGGGGTGGCTCGGCGCGCCGCTTGCGGCGGCCGGCATCAAGGTGGCGTTCACACCGGTCGGCATCTTCGTCGCCATGATCTTCATCGGTATCCCCTTCGTGGTGCGCACCGTGCAGCCGGTGCTCCAGGACCTCGACCCTGAGATCGAGGAGGCCGCCGGAAGTCTTGGCGCGAGCCGCTGGCAGACCATCATCCGCGTGATCCTGCCCTCGCTCGGCCCGGCGCTGCTCACGGGGCTGGCGCTCGCCTTCGCACGCGCCGTCGGCGAATACGGCTCGGTGATCTTCATCGCCGGCAATCTGCCCAACGTCTCCGAGATCGCGCCGCTGCTGATCGTGATCCGCCTCTCCGAATTCCGCTATGCCGACGCGACCGCCATCGCGGTGGTCATGCTGGTCGTGTCTTTCGTCATCATTTTCGCCGTCAACCGGCTCCAGCGCTGGGCGCAGAGCCGGATCCCGGCACGCTGA
- the cysW gene encoding sulfate ABC transporter permease subunit CysW, producing MTMQIADSVSLSAPDAKTRAHAAAARNNLRTEPRAVRIVIIALAMTFLSVFVVLPLVVVFAQAFSKGVLAYFAALADPEALSAIKLTLLVAAISVGLNLVFGLVAAWAISKFEFSGKTFLITLIDLPFSVSPVISGLVFVLLFGAQGYFGGWLRDHDIQILFAVPGIALATTFVTFPFVARALIPLMQEQGTQEEEAAISLGASGLQTFFRVTLPNIKWGVLYGVLLCNARAMGEFGAVSVVSGHIRGETNTMPLLVEILYNEYQFVAAFAIASLLAMLALITLIAKTVLENHLDEGHDASEH from the coding sequence ATGACGATGCAGATCGCAGATTCGGTTTCGCTCTCGGCTCCCGACGCCAAGACACGCGCGCATGCGGCGGCCGCGCGGAATAACCTGCGCACCGAACCGCGCGCGGTCCGCATCGTCATCATCGCGCTGGCGATGACCTTTCTCTCTGTCTTCGTCGTGCTGCCGCTGGTCGTGGTGTTCGCGCAGGCTTTCTCGAAGGGAGTCCTCGCCTATTTCGCCGCGCTGGCCGACCCGGAAGCGCTTTCCGCAATCAAGTTGACGCTGTTGGTTGCGGCAATTTCCGTCGGCCTCAATCTTGTCTTCGGCCTGGTCGCGGCCTGGGCGATTTCAAAATTCGAATTCTCGGGCAAGACCTTCCTGATCACGCTGATCGATTTGCCATTCTCGGTCAGCCCCGTCATCTCGGGCCTCGTCTTCGTGCTGCTGTTCGGCGCGCAGGGCTATTTCGGCGGCTGGCTGCGCGATCACGATATCCAGATCCTGTTCGCGGTGCCCGGCATCGCGCTTGCGACCACCTTCGTGACCTTCCCCTTCGTGGCGCGTGCGTTGATCCCGCTGATGCAGGAGCAGGGCACGCAAGAGGAGGAGGCCGCGATCTCGCTCGGCGCCTCGGGCCTGCAGACCTTCTTCCGCGTCACGCTGCCCAACATCAAATGGGGCGTGCTCTACGGCGTCCTGCTCTGCAACGCGCGCGCGATGGGCGAGTTCGGCGCGGTCTCAGTGGTCTCCGGCCATATCCGCGGCGAGACCAACACGATGCCGCTGCTGGTCGAGATTCTCTACAACGAATACCAGTTCGTCGCGGCGTTCGCGATCGCCTCGCTGCTGGCGATGCTGGCGCTGATCACGCTGATTGCCAAGACCGTTCTCGAAAATCATCTCGACGAAGGACACGACGCAAGTGAGCATTGA
- a CDS encoding sulfate ABC transporter ATP-binding protein → MSIEVRNLVKKFGSFKALDGVDLKVNDGELLALLGPSGSGKTTLLRIIAGLDWPDSGEVSFNGEDALAQGARERHVGFVFQHYALFRHMTVFENVAFGLRVQPRAIRKDEATIRARVKELLDLVQLDWLADRYPSQLSGGQRQRIALARALAIEPRILLLDEPFGALDAKVRKELRKWLRSLHQEINVTSIFVTHDQEEALEVANRVVVMDKGKIEQIGSPDDVYESPATAFVHSFIGESIELPVLIADGLITLGDRPLQLAADGLAPGASRLFVRRHDMLVGPPGSGAFEGAVRHVRNFGPVQRAEVALAGGETIEIDAPRDRELRAGDTIGLEPRRYRIFAGT, encoded by the coding sequence GTGAGCATTGAAGTCAGGAATCTCGTCAAGAAGTTCGGCAGCTTCAAAGCCCTCGACGGCGTCGACCTCAAGGTCAATGACGGCGAGCTGCTGGCGCTGCTCGGTCCGTCCGGCTCGGGCAAAACAACGCTGCTGCGCATCATCGCCGGCCTCGACTGGCCCGATTCCGGTGAGGTGTCTTTCAACGGCGAGGATGCGCTGGCGCAGGGGGCGCGCGAGCGGCACGTCGGATTCGTGTTCCAGCACTACGCGCTATTCCGCCACATGACGGTGTTCGAGAACGTCGCCTTCGGGCTGCGCGTGCAGCCGCGCGCGATCCGCAAGGACGAAGCGACCATCCGCGCGCGCGTCAAGGAGCTGCTCGATCTCGTGCAGCTCGACTGGCTCGCCGACCGTTATCCGAGCCAGCTCTCCGGCGGCCAGCGCCAGCGCATCGCGCTGGCCCGCGCGCTCGCGATCGAGCCGCGCATCCTGCTGCTCGACGAACCCTTCGGCGCGCTCGACGCCAAGGTGCGCAAGGAGCTGCGCAAATGGTTGCGTTCGCTGCACCAAGAGATCAACGTCACCTCGATCTTCGTCACCCATGACCAGGAGGAGGCACTCGAAGTCGCCAACCGCGTGGTGGTGATGGACAAGGGCAAGATCGAGCAGATCGGCTCGCCCGATGACGTCTATGAGAGCCCCGCGACCGCCTTCGTCCACAGCTTCATCGGCGAATCCATCGAGCTTCCGGTGCTGATCGCCGACGGTCTCATCACGCTCGGCGACCGGCCGCTTCAGCTCGCGGCAGATGGGCTTGCGCCTGGCGCGTCAAGACTGTTCGTGCGGCGACACGACATGCTGGTCGGCCCGCCCGGCAGCGGGGCCTTCGAGGGCGCCGTGCGGCATGTCCGGAATTTCGGTCCCGTACAGCGGGCCGAGGTGGCACTCGCTGGCGGCGAGACCATCGAGATCGACGCTCCCCGCGACAGGGAACTGCGCGCCGGCGACACGATCGGCCTGGAGCCCCGCCGCTACCGGATATTTGCGGGCACCTGA
- a CDS encoding CAP domain-containing protein, with product MRAAAAILITLLLAGCAGNEAPVQQPSMYDDMAVPGAKLDAQAAAIMISQYRQNNGLGTVVIDPELMRLAESQSQAMAAANKMDHDVRAPLAKRLSAGGYPATVAVENVSAGYHTLAEAFSGWRDSPPHRANMLKSGVTKLGIAAGYAPGTKYKVFWTMILASTDSR from the coding sequence ATGCGCGCCGCGGCCGCAATACTCATCACTTTGCTGCTCGCCGGCTGCGCCGGCAACGAAGCACCGGTCCAGCAACCCTCGATGTATGACGATATGGCTGTCCCGGGCGCAAAGCTCGATGCGCAGGCGGCAGCGATCATGATTTCGCAATACCGCCAGAACAACGGGCTCGGGACCGTCGTGATCGACCCCGAATTGATGCGGCTCGCCGAATCCCAGTCCCAGGCCATGGCAGCGGCCAACAAGATGGACCATGACGTCCGCGCGCCGCTGGCCAAGCGCCTCAGCGCCGGCGGCTATCCGGCGACCGTTGCAGTAGAGAACGTCTCGGCTGGCTATCACACGCTGGCGGAAGCGTTTTCGGGTTGGCGCGACTCGCCCCCCCACCGCGCCAACATGCTCAAGAGCGGTGTCACAAAATTAGGCATCGCGGCGGGCTATGCTCCCGGCACCAAATACAAGGTGTTCTGGACCATGATCCTGGCCTCGACGGACTCCCGATAA